Proteins co-encoded in one Paracrocinitomix mangrovi genomic window:
- a CDS encoding TIGR02117 family protein yields the protein MKNKTLKIAVIIISQTITTIIGGFTLVIMYAMLGLIFSYHIPYSGAANHQIFIRSNGIHTDICVPVSNDLQDWNEFLNADDFKSRSNATYYSFGWGDRDFYTVIKTWDDFSFPIAFKALMVPTETAMHVEALNYTPSASDHCLSFEITDEGYKKLCEYIESSFYIKDSKPLLIPEITYYGYDRFYEANNSYHVFETCNSWTNAGLKNAGVKTAAWNIFAISLMKFHK from the coding sequence GTGAAAAATAAAACATTGAAAATAGCGGTGATCATTATAAGTCAAACCATAACAACAATAATTGGTGGTTTTACTTTAGTAATAATGTATGCTATGTTGGGATTGATTTTTAGCTATCACATACCATACAGTGGAGCCGCAAATCACCAAATCTTCATAAGATCAAACGGAATCCACACAGATATTTGTGTGCCTGTTAGTAATGATCTTCAAGATTGGAATGAGTTTTTAAATGCTGATGACTTTAAGTCTAGAAGCAATGCTACATACTACTCATTTGGATGGGGTGATAGAGATTTTTATACAGTAATTAAAACGTGGGATGATTTTTCTTTTCCTATAGCATTTAAAGCATTAATGGTTCCTACTGAAACAGCAATGCACGTTGAAGCCTTAAATTATACTCCTTCAGCATCAGATCATTGTTTATCTTTTGAAATTACTGATGAAGGATACAAGAAATTGTGTGAGTACATTGAATCTTCCTTTTATATAAAAGATAGTAAGCCTCTACTAATTCCGGAAATAACGTATTACGGTTATGATAGATTTTATGAAGCTAATAACTCATATCACGTTTTTGAAACCTGCAACTCATGGACCAATGCCGGATTAAAAAATGCAGGAGTAAAAACTGCAGCCTGGAACATTTTTGCCATCTCTTTA
- the rlmN gene encoding 23S rRNA (adenine(2503)-C(2))-methyltransferase RlmN, with protein sequence MNVSKKNIRSHPLEDIISDLEQIGEKKFRAKQVYEWIWKRGARSFDEMHNVSKKVTDHLNDNYFLDTIDISDQQKSNDGTIKCAFKSFDNQITEGVLIPTSSRVTACVSSQVGCSLACKFCATGRLKLMRNLTPGEIYDQVKLLNDLSEAEYGQRLTNIVFMGMGEPLLNYKNLLSGIEMICSENGLGFSPKRVTVSTAGIAKMITKLGDDDVKFNLALSLHAANDVKRSEIMEINDSNNLDVLAESLRYFYDQTGSRITFEYIIFKDFNDDLKDAKELADYCKNLPVKINIIEYNPIDGGEFQQADPQKVDAFANYLESLNLVVNVRRSRGKDIDAACGQLANKNKSIQLKERVLK encoded by the coding sequence ATGAATGTATCCAAAAAAAATATAAGAAGTCACCCATTGGAGGACATCATTTCTGATCTGGAACAAATTGGTGAGAAAAAATTCAGAGCCAAACAAGTATATGAATGGATCTGGAAAAGAGGAGCACGTTCATTTGATGAAATGCACAATGTATCTAAGAAAGTAACCGATCATTTAAATGACAATTATTTTCTTGATACTATTGACATATCAGATCAGCAAAAAAGTAATGACGGCACAATTAAGTGTGCATTTAAATCTTTTGACAATCAAATTACTGAAGGCGTATTGATTCCTACATCCAGTAGAGTAACTGCTTGTGTATCTTCACAAGTAGGGTGTAGTTTGGCATGTAAATTTTGTGCTACCGGACGTTTAAAATTGATGCGCAATTTAACCCCTGGTGAAATTTATGATCAGGTAAAATTGTTGAATGACTTATCTGAAGCAGAATACGGTCAACGTTTAACAAACATTGTTTTTATGGGAATGGGAGAACCATTGTTGAATTACAAGAATTTGTTAAGTGGAATTGAAATGATCTGTAGTGAAAACGGACTTGGATTTTCTCCTAAACGAGTAACCGTTTCAACAGCTGGAATTGCCAAAATGATTACAAAATTAGGAGATGATGATGTCAAGTTTAATTTGGCGCTTTCTTTACACGCAGCCAATGATGTTAAACGTTCTGAGATAATGGAAATTAACGATTCCAATAATTTAGATGTATTGGCTGAATCATTGCGATATTTTTATGATCAAACGGGTTCAAGAATAACTTTTGAATACATCATTTTTAAAGACTTTAATGATGATCTAAAAGATGCTAAAGAACTGGCTGATTATTGCAAAAATCTACCTGTAAAAATCAACATCATTGAGTATAATCCAATTGATGGTGGAGAATTCCAACAAGCTGATCCTCAAAAAGTAGACGCCTTTGCCAACTATTTAGAATCTCTAAATCTAGTAGTAAATGTTAGGCGCAGCAGAGGAAAAGACATAGATGCGGCCTGTGGTCAATTGGCTAACAAGAACAAATCTATCCAATTAAAGGAACGAGTTTTGAAATAA
- the lptC gene encoding LPS export ABC transporter periplasmic protein LptC, with translation MGRIYNYQIIEQKIRYELLSIPALIVAGMFFCASLFSCENDLSQVKTVTATDSTPDQIVNGMHTLYSDSGIVRFEIIANRMEKYDGEREMTIFKNGFQVNFFKGKDVIESHLEADYGEMRPREKIIVCRNNVIFTNYLENQTLKTEELKWLQSTKRIVTDKQFEVFGKDDYYVRGVGLDSDENFRDYEMHDVIVEYYNKNE, from the coding sequence TTGGGGAGAATCTACAACTATCAGATAATCGAACAGAAAATAAGATATGAATTACTAAGCATTCCTGCCCTTATAGTGGCGGGAATGTTTTTTTGTGCCTCATTATTTTCATGTGAAAATGATCTTTCTCAGGTAAAAACAGTGACGGCTACGGATTCAACTCCTGATCAAATAGTGAATGGTATGCACACCCTTTATTCTGATTCAGGAATTGTGCGTTTTGAAATCATTGCTAACCGAATGGAAAAGTATGATGGAGAAAGAGAAATGACCATTTTCAAAAATGGATTTCAGGTTAATTTTTTCAAAGGTAAAGATGTTATTGAATCGCATCTCGAAGCAGATTATGGAGAAATGAGACCAAGAGAAAAGATCATAGTCTGTAGAAATAATGTAATTTTCACTAATTATTTAGAAAACCAAACACTGAAAACAGAAGAGTTGAAATGGTTGCAATCAACAAAGCGTATTGTAACAGATAAGCAGTTTGAAGTTTTTGGAAAAGATGATTATTATGTAAGAGGTGTTGGCCTTGATTCAGACGAGAATTTCAGAGATTATGAAATGCATGATGTCATAGTAGAGTATTACAATAAAAACGAGTAA
- a CDS encoding tetratricopeptide repeat protein has protein sequence MKLKALFYALALTITANLSFAQEGSNYNDEDCKKYKTLYFQYLKSNQLEDACMFWNKAMFSCGDSLDAGFFTNGRIAYLKLSKATKDEARKAEINDTLKLIYEGRMKYEKDPDWELDYAVFLTSEKSDETEKMDKLYENIHVLKDKASPTQIQMYFMHLIVNKFNKASAEEKEATREFIIEEYIILSDYCKQAIKKANAMDDKEKAEKYADAYGKAQSFLDKYFLKIANDCEVLMPVLEKKFTSIPEGDAGMAELNKFIGLMEKQKCTETETYEKYVVEANKRNPTAAGYYGLGNVYMSKKSSDKAVEAFSKAVEMEGEGENKDVYNYKLASAQYAAHQYKSAFRTAKSVGGEYQGKAMIICGNSIAAMANSCGESTFERKANYWLANDYIRKAASLGEDVSSSTYLSNAPDKGEIFDNSYTEGSSITLSCWGESTTIR, from the coding sequence ATGAAATTGAAAGCACTTTTTTACGCACTAGCACTAACAATTACAGCAAATTTATCTTTTGCTCAAGAAGGTTCAAATTACAATGATGAAGATTGTAAAAAGTACAAAACTTTGTATTTCCAGTACTTAAAAAGTAATCAATTAGAAGACGCTTGTATGTTCTGGAATAAAGCCATGTTTAGCTGTGGTGATTCTTTAGATGCAGGTTTCTTTACCAATGGTAGAATTGCATATTTGAAACTGAGCAAAGCTACTAAGGATGAAGCTAGAAAAGCTGAAATCAATGATACTTTGAAATTGATTTATGAAGGGAGAATGAAGTATGAAAAAGATCCTGATTGGGAACTTGATTATGCAGTATTCTTGACTTCTGAGAAAAGTGATGAAACTGAGAAGATGGATAAACTTTATGAGAATATCCATGTATTAAAAGACAAAGCTTCACCTACTCAAATTCAAATGTATTTCATGCACTTGATTGTAAATAAATTCAACAAAGCTTCAGCAGAAGAGAAAGAGGCTACAAGAGAATTTATTATTGAAGAATACATCATCTTATCAGACTATTGTAAACAAGCTATTAAAAAGGCAAATGCAATGGATGATAAAGAGAAAGCTGAGAAGTATGCTGATGCTTACGGAAAAGCTCAATCTTTCTTAGACAAGTACTTCTTGAAAATTGCAAATGACTGTGAGGTGTTAATGCCAGTTTTAGAGAAAAAATTTACATCAATTCCTGAAGGAGATGCTGGAATGGCTGAATTGAACAAGTTCATTGGTTTGATGGAAAAACAAAAATGTACAGAAACTGAAACTTATGAGAAGTACGTAGTTGAAGCAAACAAGAGAAATCCTACTGCTGCCGGTTACTATGGTTTAGGTAATGTTTACATGAGTAAAAAATCTAGTGACAAAGCTGTTGAAGCATTTAGCAAAGCAGTTGAAATGGAAGGTGAAGGAGAAAACAAAGATGTATACAACTACAAATTAGCAAGCGCTCAGTATGCTGCTCACCAATACAAATCTGCTTTTAGAACTGCAAAATCAGTAGGAGGTGAATACCAAGGGAAAGCAATGATTATTTGTGGAAACAGTATTGCTGCAATGGCAAACTCTTGTGGTGAGTCTACTTTTGAAAGAAAAGCAAACTACTGGTTGGCAAATGACTATATCAGAAAAGCGGCGAGCTTAGGTGAAGATGTAAGTTCATCTACTTACTTGAGCAACGCACCTGATAAAGGAGAAATATTTGACAACAGTTATACTGAAGGAAGTTCAATCACGTTATCTTGTTGGGGAGAATCTACAACTATCAGATAA
- a CDS encoding porin family protein — translation MLRTLKVLLIALVATTGSFAQKGTHSPYSVFGLGELQGNDYAAFSAMGGVSMANFDSSKVNTLNPASYSYLARYTPVFQFGMNGRFSRYETSNASTVQRQFGLNQFQLGLPIKKRWGAALGLKPYSFTGYTISEYTVEDGDSTELYTNEGYGAVSDVYLGVAYRPVEKFTTSDPIPRYLKDSTGNIFDTVYFKRKLGHRLSVGGNVNYIFGTSDRVRTFQFWSASLGLNSKVENSLRLKGFNYEFGFNYEFSFGLESTSTKHQEKNKKFTVGIGAAYVPEAKLKAFNDIFSYSYINVGGFNGAEVISDTIEYINDDQGTVVIPEGYRGGIEVRFGPKNYNNSSVFRIAADVDFQKWSKYTEDFSSMTYNGNLRDRMRVGLGIEYTPISVVLDRAKTPYLGTISYRLGGYYTMTEYMVQNSLGDLTGLDAYGMSFGVGLPIRVAKLSNTNVNFGANFGKLGTTENGLIQEKYIGVFFGVSLTPGVGDKWFLKRKYD, via the coding sequence ATGTTGAGAACACTTAAAGTTCTTTTGATCGCTTTGGTTGCTACTACCGGTTCTTTTGCTCAAAAAGGAACTCATTCACCTTATAGTGTTTTTGGTTTAGGTGAGTTGCAAGGCAATGATTATGCTGCTTTTTCTGCAATGGGTGGAGTTAGTATGGCAAATTTTGATTCATCCAAAGTAAATACATTAAATCCTGCTTCTTACAGTTATTTAGCAAGATATACTCCTGTTTTTCAGTTTGGAATGAATGGTAGATTTTCTCGCTATGAAACTTCAAACGCTTCTACAGTACAAAGACAATTTGGATTAAATCAATTTCAATTGGGATTGCCAATAAAAAAAAGGTGGGGTGCTGCACTGGGATTAAAGCCTTATAGTTTTACCGGATATACAATTTCTGAATATACGGTGGAAGATGGTGATAGTACTGAATTGTATACCAATGAAGGTTATGGTGCCGTGTCTGATGTTTATTTGGGTGTAGCGTACAGACCTGTGGAAAAATTCACTACAAGTGATCCTATTCCAAGATATTTGAAAGATTCAACAGGTAACATATTTGATACTGTTTACTTTAAAAGAAAGTTAGGACACCGATTATCCGTAGGAGGAAATGTCAATTATATTTTTGGAACTTCTGATAGAGTAAGAACTTTCCAGTTTTGGTCTGCATCACTTGGGTTGAACTCAAAGGTTGAAAATTCACTTAGATTGAAAGGATTCAATTATGAGTTTGGATTCAATTACGAATTTTCTTTTGGACTTGAAAGTACATCTACAAAACATCAAGAGAAAAACAAGAAATTTACAGTTGGAATTGGTGCGGCTTATGTGCCTGAGGCTAAACTCAAAGCTTTTAATGATATCTTCTCTTATTCATACATTAACGTAGGTGGATTTAATGGGGCAGAAGTAATTTCTGATACTATAGAATATATAAATGACGATCAAGGAACCGTTGTTATTCCAGAAGGTTATAGAGGAGGAATTGAAGTAAGGTTTGGTCCAAAAAACTATAATAATTCAAGTGTTTTTAGAATTGCGGCAGATGTAGATTTTCAAAAATGGTCTAAGTACACAGAGGATTTCAGTTCTATGACTTATAATGGAAATTTAAGAGATAGAATGAGAGTTGGTTTAGGAATAGAGTATACACCAATATCTGTAGTGTTAGATAGAGCCAAAACACCTTACTTAGGCACAATTAGCTATAGATTAGGAGGTTACTATACTATGACAGAATACATGGTACAAAATTCACTTGGAGATTTGACCGGATTAGACGCTTATGGCATGAGTTTTGGAGTAGGTCTGCCAATAAGAGTTGCCAAACTTTCAAATACAAATGTTAATTTTGGAGCGAATTTTGGAAAACTCGGAACCACAGAGAACGGTTTAATACAAGAAAAATACATTGGAGTGTTCTTTGGAGTTTCTTTAACACCAGGTGTTGGAGACAAATGGTTCCTAAAAAGAAAGTACGACTAA
- a CDS encoding type III pantothenate kinase, which yields MNLIIDEGNTAFKLALYQGDEILKVKSFKPECKEEMHSWISDSITSIKHAIVSSVVNDGLDLSRYRFNEIRLESNTPLPIKNLYGTPSSLGKDRIANAVGVWFRNMNHTNLVIDMGTCIKYDLVDAKGQYLGGNISPGIMMRFKALEHYTDKLPLLNPAVLEKDYGTDTESSIRAGVQLGAFNEINGFIRRYRHQFPELTIFMTGGDANFFDKPFIVDIFADSDLTLYGLNKILTYNVENT from the coding sequence ATGAATCTGATAATTGACGAGGGAAACACAGCCTTTAAGTTAGCCTTATATCAGGGAGACGAAATTTTAAAGGTAAAATCATTTAAACCGGAGTGTAAGGAAGAGATGCACTCCTGGATCAGTGATAGTATTACATCCATAAAACACGCAATTGTTAGCAGTGTTGTAAATGATGGTTTGGATTTGAGTAGGTACAGATTCAATGAGATCAGATTAGAAAGTAATACACCATTACCCATTAAAAATTTGTACGGTACACCCTCTTCTTTAGGAAAAGATAGAATTGCCAATGCAGTAGGTGTTTGGTTCAGAAATATGAATCACACAAATCTGGTAATTGATATGGGGACTTGTATTAAGTATGATTTAGTTGATGCTAAAGGTCAATATTTAGGTGGTAATATTTCTCCCGGTATAATGATGAGATTTAAGGCGTTGGAGCATTATACTGATAAATTGCCATTACTAAATCCTGCAGTTTTAGAAAAAGATTATGGTACTGACACAGAGAGCAGTATCCGCGCAGGTGTTCAACTGGGTGCGTTCAATGAAATCAATGGGTTTATTAGAAGATATAGACACCAATTTCCTGAATTAACAATTTTTATGACCGGTGGAGATGCGAATTTCTTTGATAAACCGTTTATAGTTGACATCTTTGCAGATTCTGATTTGACCCTTTATGGGCTGAATAAAATTTTAACTTATAATGTTGAGAACACTTAA
- a CDS encoding LytR/AlgR family response regulator transcription factor: MKLKSIIVDDEELARKNLSMLLEEYCPEIEIIGDAGNVTDAKELIESEKPDVVFLDIRMPSGSEGFDLLESIENRNFLVVFVTAFKDYALRAFQANAIHYVLKPIDIEDLKDAVSRLVESKTAFAENPENFDTYFESIKNLSTSMESEGYGNKVAISHTKGIKLVHIEDIMYLEASGNCTVLYFADGTRYLDTRTLKIYEGILNPEIFYRIHKSHIINLDYLKEYLNEDGHFAVLKNGKLLPVARNRVSTFVKTLKSL; encoded by the coding sequence ATGAAATTGAAATCAATTATTGTAGACGACGAAGAGCTGGCTAGAAAAAACTTGAGCATGTTACTTGAAGAGTATTGTCCTGAAATAGAAATTATAGGAGATGCTGGTAATGTAACTGATGCAAAAGAACTTATAGAATCTGAAAAACCTGATGTTGTTTTTCTTGACATTAGAATGCCAAGTGGATCTGAAGGATTTGACCTTTTAGAATCTATTGAAAACCGAAATTTCCTGGTAGTTTTTGTTACTGCATTTAAAGACTATGCTCTAAGAGCTTTTCAAGCCAATGCGATTCACTATGTATTAAAGCCAATTGACATTGAAGATTTAAAGGATGCTGTTTCAAGATTAGTTGAATCAAAGACGGCTTTCGCAGAAAATCCAGAAAACTTTGATACCTACTTTGAGTCTATTAAAAATTTATCAACTTCAATGGAATCTGAAGGCTATGGTAATAAAGTTGCTATAAGCCATACAAAAGGAATCAAGTTGGTTCATATTGAAGACATTATGTATTTGGAAGCTTCGGGTAACTGTACTGTTTTGTACTTTGCTGACGGAACAAGATATCTTGATACCAGAACATTGAAAATTTATGAAGGTATCTTAAACCCTGAAATATTCTATCGAATCCATAAATCTCACATCATAAATTTAGATTACCTCAAAGAATATCTAAATGAAGATGGTCATTTTGCTGTTCTAAAAAATGGAAAACTGCTCCCTGTTGCTAGAAACAGAGTTTCCACTTTTGTTAAAACTTTGAAATCTCTATAA
- a CDS encoding ligand-binding sensor domain-containing protein: MKSAFLLFLCLLYFASYGQKYNFKNYNVEDGLAQSQINDINQDYLGYLWIGTESGLSRFNGLEFVNYSMGNGLPDNKIEKIFLDVDSSLWIGTPSGISKFHENKFIPYLFPEPQRVNDLIRYKDQLYIATNNGLWTFKEGVFNKIQFDLEDDLYVRSLEILNDDLLIGARDGLYAYNSKLIPFQNDSSFLKFNISDLKNLGGDLIISTYGDGLFKYTKNGDLSQYDIEYSRIRSFYADEDVILCSTINGYLEIRKDKHYYYDSDNGLGNAKVVCSFKDREGNYWLGMDANGILKFLGKSIISYSTKEGISSNIVMSIGQLRDSTFIFGTYGEGVTVYKEGKAKYLTKDNGLDDNTIWAVKTDSAQRSWIGTSRGVKCIENGKVVLQEITSQIDSKTRSICFIDDKYFFGGTDGLYVMSEGHVLHLEHTKDININVLCPIGDDLFIGSRNGLFLTQLSDNYSSVKTVEVPESNVYSLCLDRNNNLWIGTENGLFVRLSDKSIVPFDLDKNEFKSKTILGLIESENGDIWVSTMSGVYQINIQEKGRYVFKINHFGTGEGMVNLEANLNAIYEDVEGKIWVGTSSGLVRIDPSLNEELFEFKTPTVHFTGVRLFMENFDYDRFKVEYGNNKDVPSAISLPYDQNHLTFDFIGINLKNPESVLYEYRLSGANDSWSPISKAMYATYSDISPGNYSFEVRATNKSMKWSEIKSIEIEIRPPFWRTWWFIILSFILAFFLLLMVFQIRIRAIKQKQENEKLSYKNRLLFLEQQSLNASMNRHFIFNSLNSIQYFINSSDKLSANKYLSSFAKLIRKNLDSSTQNNFIVTLQEEVERIELYLTLEKMRFQEKFDYEINVSSSLDTEGTEIPSMILQPFVENSIIHGVLPLSKKGKITINIYEEFDNVVFEVIDDGVGIDNALKNKKETMSGDHESKGMEITSRRIELLRKLTGDHLMIIGPYQINNEKGESQGTKVIIKMTLHMEE; encoded by the coding sequence GTGAAATCGGCATTTCTTCTGTTTTTATGTCTCTTGTATTTTGCTTCATATGGACAGAAGTACAACTTCAAAAATTATAATGTTGAAGACGGTTTAGCGCAGTCTCAAATTAACGATATCAATCAGGATTATCTGGGATATTTGTGGATTGGAACTGAGTCTGGATTAAGCCGATTCAATGGTTTGGAATTTGTCAATTACTCCATGGGAAATGGACTACCCGACAATAAAATTGAGAAAATATTTTTAGATGTTGATAGCAGTTTATGGATTGGAACACCAAGTGGAATTTCTAAATTCCATGAAAATAAATTCATCCCCTATCTGTTTCCCGAACCACAAAGAGTAAATGACCTAATTCGTTATAAGGATCAGCTTTATATCGCAACAAACAATGGTTTATGGACCTTTAAAGAAGGAGTGTTCAACAAAATTCAATTTGACCTTGAAGATGATCTTTATGTAAGATCTTTAGAGATTTTAAATGATGATCTTTTAATTGGAGCAAGAGATGGCTTGTATGCCTACAATAGCAAGTTAATTCCGTTTCAAAATGATTCAAGTTTTCTAAAATTTAATATTAGTGATCTTAAAAATTTGGGAGGTGATTTAATCATATCTACTTATGGAGATGGATTATTTAAGTACACTAAAAATGGCGACTTAAGTCAATATGATATTGAATATTCTCGGATTAGATCTTTTTACGCAGATGAGGACGTCATTTTATGTTCAACTATTAATGGATATTTAGAAATAAGAAAAGACAAACACTATTATTACGACAGTGACAATGGCTTAGGAAACGCTAAAGTAGTTTGCTCATTTAAGGATAGAGAAGGAAATTACTGGTTGGGTATGGATGCCAATGGAATACTCAAATTTTTAGGTAAATCCATTATTTCCTACTCCACAAAAGAAGGTATTAGCTCTAATATCGTAATGAGCATAGGCCAATTAAGGGACAGCACTTTTATTTTTGGAACTTATGGTGAAGGAGTAACAGTTTACAAAGAGGGAAAAGCAAAATATCTCACCAAAGACAACGGCCTGGATGACAATACAATTTGGGCAGTTAAAACAGATAGCGCTCAACGATCTTGGATTGGAACTTCAAGAGGAGTTAAATGTATCGAAAACGGCAAAGTTGTTCTTCAGGAAATTACTTCACAAATTGATTCAAAAACAAGAAGTATTTGTTTTATTGACGACAAATACTTTTTCGGAGGCACAGACGGGCTCTACGTTATGAGCGAAGGGCATGTACTGCATTTAGAACACACCAAAGACATTAACATCAATGTTTTGTGCCCTATTGGTGACGATCTTTTTATTGGTAGCAGAAATGGTCTTTTTTTGACTCAATTATCAGACAACTACTCATCAGTGAAAACTGTGGAGGTTCCGGAATCTAATGTTTACTCACTTTGTCTTGACAGAAATAACAACTTGTGGATAGGAACAGAAAATGGCTTATTTGTTCGACTTTCCGACAAAAGTATTGTCCCTTTTGACCTAGATAAAAATGAATTTAAGTCAAAAACGATATTGGGTCTAATTGAAAGTGAAAATGGAGATATCTGGGTGTCTACCATGAGTGGTGTTTATCAAATAAATATTCAAGAAAAAGGAAGGTACGTATTTAAGATAAATCACTTTGGAACTGGTGAAGGAATGGTGAATTTAGAGGCAAATTTAAATGCAATTTATGAAGATGTTGAGGGTAAAATTTGGGTAGGAACATCAAGTGGGTTGGTTAGAATTGACCCCTCTTTAAATGAAGAATTATTTGAATTCAAAACACCCACTGTTCATTTTACAGGAGTGAGGTTATTTATGGAAAACTTTGATTATGATAGATTCAAAGTTGAATATGGCAATAACAAAGATGTGCCTTCTGCTATTTCGTTGCCATATGATCAAAACCATCTCACCTTTGATTTTATTGGTATCAACTTGAAGAATCCTGAATCTGTTTTATATGAATACAGGTTATCAGGCGCAAACGACAGCTGGTCTCCGATATCAAAAGCCATGTACGCTACATATTCTGACATATCCCCAGGCAATTATTCATTTGAAGTAAGAGCTACTAACAAATCCATGAAATGGTCAGAAATAAAAAGCATTGAAATAGAAATACGTCCACCATTTTGGAGAACCTGGTGGTTTATCATATTAAGTTTTATCCTTGCTTTTTTCTTGTTATTGATGGTATTCCAAATTAGGATCCGAGCTATTAAGCAAAAACAAGAAAATGAAAAATTGAGCTATAAAAACAGACTATTATTTCTTGAGCAGCAATCACTTAACGCCTCTATGAATAGACACTTTATTTTTAACTCACTTAATTCTATTCAATATTTCATCAATAGTTCAGATAAATTAAGTGCCAATAAATACTTGTCAAGCTTTGCTAAATTGATTAGAAAAAATCTGGACAGCTCCACTCAAAATAACTTTATTGTAACACTACAGGAAGAAGTTGAACGCATTGAGCTGTATTTGACCTTGGAAAAAATGCGTTTTCAAGAGAAATTTGACTACGAAATCAATGTATCTTCATCATTAGATACAGAAGGAACTGAAATTCCGAGCATGATTTTGCAACCTTTTGTAGAAAATTCAATAATTCATGGCGTGCTTCCTTTGAGTAAAAAAGGCAAAATCACCATCAATATTTATGAGGAATTTGACAATGTAGTTTTTGAGGTAATTGATGATGGTGTAGGTATAGATAATGCCCTTAAAAACAAAAAGGAAACAATGAGCGGAGACCACGAATCTAAAGGGATGGAGATAACAAGTAGACGTATAGAATTGCTGCGCAAATTGACTGGTGATCACCTGATGATTATTGGACCTTATCAAATCAATAATGAGAAGGGTGAAAGTCAAGGAACTAAGGTGATTATCAAGATGACTTTACACATGGAAGAATAA
- a CDS encoding energy transducer TonB — MRLYIALIVFIPFLVSAQKTKKVVIEDYDLFARHEYYVLKKDKSIKHGVFKSTWVNGNPRLEGYYKNGKKDSLWTYFHQYKPIVCSRGYYEEDKKIGVWEYFDSKGKIMNRYDHSTHQLSYTTFVDTVKTYELRINDSTFEAKPQQPPIFLEGETVKNRVIQENISYPQEAITNNIFGTVHVSFFVNNEGQATDHQIIKSIGGGCDEEALRVVMLIPDEWAPAIYNGTVVESKVIVLITFVLN, encoded by the coding sequence ATGCGTCTTTACATTGCACTTATAGTATTTATACCATTTCTTGTATCCGCACAAAAAACTAAAAAGGTGGTTATAGAAGACTATGATCTATTTGCTAGGCATGAATACTATGTGCTTAAAAAAGATAAATCCATCAAACATGGTGTATTTAAAAGTACTTGGGTGAATGGAAATCCACGATTGGAGGGTTATTATAAAAATGGCAAAAAGGATAGCTTATGGACCTACTTTCATCAATACAAACCAATTGTTTGTTCAAGAGGTTATTATGAAGAAGATAAAAAAATAGGAGTTTGGGAATACTTTGACAGTAAAGGCAAAATAATGAATAGGTATGATCACAGCACCCATCAATTAAGTTATACCACTTTTGTTGATACAGTTAAAACATATGAATTGAGAATTAATGATTCAACGTTTGAAGCTAAACCGCAACAACCTCCTATTTTTCTTGAAGGAGAAACAGTTAAAAACCGAGTGATTCAAGAAAATATCTCATACCCTCAAGAAGCCATAACCAACAACATTTTTGGAACTGTTCATGTATCCTTTTTTGTAAATAATGAAGGACAAGCTACAGATCATCAAATTATTAAATCTATTGGTGGAGGTTGTGATGAAGAAGCCCTTCGCGTTGTAATGCTAATTCCGGATGAATGGGCACCCGCAATTTACAATGGCACTGTTGTAGAATCAAAGGTAATTGTACTTATTACATTTGTTTTAAACTAA